In Prunus dulcis chromosome 2, ALMONDv2, whole genome shotgun sequence, a single genomic region encodes these proteins:
- the LOC117619385 gene encoding acyl-CoA--sterol O-acyltransferase 1-like, producing MEGEFGSFIKVWTSLFVCIFYCYSIGKIVPKGTTRLVCALPVVCLFFYLPLNFSSIHLGGGTSFFISWLGSFKLLLFAFGKGPLASDPSISTGRFLAIACLPIEIQENPSPSTSHLNGQNPKNPPQNPQIETNPSPKNTIHIVIKGFLLAILIGVLNYSQQIHPKLILVLHCLYIYLLLETQLIIVAALAWGLLGLDLKPHFNEPYLSTSLQNFWGRRWNLVVTSILRQSVYEPTLNFSTCVIGRRWASLPAVFASFLVSGLMHELIYYYMGRVRPTWEVTWFFVLHGFCLMVEIVLKKALKGGCRLPRVISVVLTVGFVVATCFWLFFPQFLRCKADVRMLQEYRAFVVFLKNAVGLFLY from the coding sequence ATGGAGGGTGAGTTTGGAAGCTTCATTAAGGTATGGACTTCATTATTTGTATGTATATTCTACTGCTATTCAATTGGTAAAATAGTCCCAAAAGGTACAACCAGACTTGTCTGTGCTCTCCCAGTTGTGTGCCTCTTCTTCTACCTTCCTCTCAACTTCTCCTCCATCCATCTTGGAGGAGGAACAAGCTTTTTCATTTCATGGCTTGGAAGCTTCAAGCTTCTACTTTTTGCCTTTGGCAAAGGCCCTTTAGCTTCCGACCCATCAATCTCCACTGGACGTTTCTTGGCCATTGCTTGCCTTCCAATTGAGATCCAAGAAAACCCATCTCCTTCAACATCCCATCTAAATggccaaaacccaaaaaacccacctcaaaatccccaaattgaAACCAACCCATCTCCCAAAAACACCATACATATTGTAATTAAGGGCTTTCTTTTGGCCATTCTAATTGGTGTCCTTAATTACAGTCAGCAAATCCACCCAAAGCTCATCTTAGTCCTTCACTGCTTGTACATATACCTTCTTCTAGAAACCCAACTCATCATTGTAGCAGCCCTCGCTTGGGGCCTTCTGGGTTTAGATCTCAAACCCCATTTCAACGAGCCTTACCTCTCCACCTCTCTGCAAAACTTCTGGGGCAGAAGATGGAACCTCGTGGTCACCAGTATCCTACGCCAGTCCGTATACGAACCCACCCTCAATTTCTCCACGTGCGTCATTGGCCGCAGGTGGGCCTCACTACCCGCTGTCTTTGCAAGCTTCCTTGTCTCCGGGCTTATGCACGAGCTCATATACTACTACATGGGGCGTGTGAGGCCCACCTGGGAGGTCACGTGGTTCTTCGTTTTGCACGGGTTTTGTTTGATGGTGGAGATCGTTTTGAAGAAGGCATTGAAGGGCGGGTGTCGGTTGCCGAGGGTGATCTCTGTGGTTTTGAccgttggatttgtggtagcTACTTGCTTCTGGCTATTTTTTCCCCAGTTTCTTCGATGTAAGGCTGATGTCAGAATGCTTCAAGAGTACCGGGCTTTTGTAGTGTTCTTGAAGAATGCTGTcggtttatttttatattaa
- the LOC117619103 gene encoding structure-specific endonuclease subunit slx1 — translation MQRLSRTFPSVKHPNPKSPKISSFPRSLPIKSEEATSNSPSKSRRSWSVYLILSTNTPIKTYVGVTTDFSRRLKQHNGELKGGAKASCAGRPWICACLIHGFKDQSEACEFESKWKSLSRSLPRKRKNDNKVEQVKDLSLPLLQHRQAALNRVKGLLDCTHLELDWKLGPL, via the exons ATGCAACGACTCTCAAGGACATTCCCTTCTGTAAAacacccaaaccctaaatccccaaAAATATCATCTTTCCCACGATCGCTGCCAATCAAATCAGAAGAAGCAACATCGAACTCTCCATCAAAATCAAGAAGGTCATGGTCTGTGTATCTCATCCTTTCCACCAATACCCCCATAAAGACCTACGTTGGTGTCACCACTGATTTCTCTCGCCG TTTGAAACAACATAATGGTGAACTAAAAGGGGGTGCAAAAGCATCCTGTGCTGGAAGACCATGGATTTGTGCATGCCTAATACATGGTTTCAAGGACCAAAGTGAAg cTTGTGAATTTGAATCAAAATGGAAAAGTTTATCGAGAAGCTTGcctaggaaaagaaagaacgaCAACAAGGTGGAGCAAGTAAAGGATTTGTCACTTCCATTGCTGCAACACAGGCAAGCAGCACTAAATAGAGTTAAAGGTTTGCTGGATTGCACTCATTTAGAACTTGATTGGAAACTGGGCCCTTTGTGA
- the LOC117619835 gene encoding pheophytinase, chloroplastic-like has translation MEVLSYSSAPCCDAVNLRWKLIVKSTSSHQFSLPGFRKNRVLGAKFDVRRKFLSCYNLDQPFLKQLHHQGGFRSLNTSENFKHVGQILSNGSSDGYVIGGEEDASISETGEPVTKVLIPGLPDESKGKSGATVSSCFWEWKPKFNVHYEKAGCENVGSPPVLLLPGFGVGSFHYEKQLKDLGLDFRVWAIDFLGQGRSLPFEDPAPRNEEEGVSETKDVLWGFGEKSEPWASELVYSIDLWQDQVRYFIEEVIGEPVYIAGNSLGGFVALYFAACNPHLVKGVTLLNATPFWGFLPNPTRSPRLSKIFPSAGSFPLPPTVRKLTEIVWQKISDPKSIAEVLKQVYADHSTNVDKVFSRILETSEHPAAAASFASIMLAPQGQLSFRDALSRCHMNNVPICLMYGKEDPWVKPLWGLQVKQQVPEAPYYEISPAGHCPHDEVPEVVNYLLRGWIKNLETRGLVALPLLDAPEGMQNNIARDLEFVRDGAKKVVNVRFFASKVSVWDFISSYIISRLRKLELKS, from the exons ATGGAAGTACTCTCATACAGTTCTGCACCATGCTGTGATGCTGTTAATTTAAGGTGGAAATTGATTGTGAAAAGCACAAGTTCACATCAATTTAGTCTCCCAGGTTTTAGAAAAAACAGAGTTTTGGGTGCTAAATTTGATGTCAGAAGGAAGTTTTTGAGCTGTTACAATTTAGATCAGCCTTTCTTGAAGCAACTACATCACCAAGGAGGTTTTAGGTCATTAAACACCAGTGAAAACTTCAAACATGTTGGTCAAATTTTATCAAATGGAAGCTCTGATGGCTATGTAATTGGAGGGGAAGAGGATGCAAGTATTTCAGAAACAGGGGAACCAGTAACTAAAGTTTTGATTCCTGGTCTACCAGATGAATCCAAAGGCAAATCGGGTGCCACAGTAAGTAGTTGCTTTTGGGAATGGAAGCCCAAATTCAATGTGCATTATGAGAAAGCTGGATGTGAAAACGTAGGCTCCCCTCCAGTGCTGCTTCTGCctggttttggggttggttcCTTTCACTATGAGAAGCAACTAAAGGATTTGGGGCTTGATTTTAGAGTATGGGCAATTGATTTCCTCGGGCAGGGTAGGTCTTTGCCATTTGAAGACCCTGCCCCTCGTAATGAGGAAGAAGGTGTGTCGGAGACGAAAGATGTGTTGTGGGGTTTTGGAGAGAAATCTGAACCATGGGCAAGCGAGCTCGTCTACTCTATTGATTTATGGCAAGATCAAGTTCGTTACTTCATAGAAGAG GTGATCGGTGAACCTGTCTATATTGCAGGGAACTCACTAGGAGGATTTGTTGCTTTATATTTTGCCGCATGTAACCCTCATTTGGTGAAAGGTGTCACATTGTTAAATGCAACTCCTTTCTGGGGATTTCTACCTAATCCCACAAGATCTCCAAGATTATCAAAAATATTCCCATCGGCAGGATCCTTTCCTTTACCTCCCACTGTGAGAAAGCTCACAGAAATAGT TTGGCAGAAAATAAGTGATCCTAAGAGTATAGCGGAGGTACTTAAACAAGTTTATGCAGATCATTCAACAAATGTCGACAAAGTATTTTCTCGTATACTTGAGACATCAGAGCATCCAGCTGCTGCTGCATCTTTTGCCTCAATTATGTTGGCTCCTCAAGGACAACTATCATTTAGGGATGCTTTATCCAG ATGTCACATGAACAATGTACCAATTTGTCTTATGTATGGAAAAGAAGACCCCTGGGTGAAACCTTTATGGGGCCTTCAGGTGAAGCAGCAGGTGCCTGAAGCTCCATATTATGAGATCAGTCCAGCTGGCCACTGTCCTCATGATGAAGTTCCTGAG GTTGTGAATTACTTATTACGTGGGTGGATTAAAAACCTGGAGACTCGGGGCTTAGTAGCATTGCCTTTGCTGGATGCCCCAGAAGGTATGCAGAACAACATTGCCAGGGACTTGGAGTTTGTCAGAGACGGAGCGAAAAAGGTAGTAAACGTACGATTCTTCGCATCCAAGGTCTCGGTTTGGGATTTTATCAGTTCTTATATCATATCTCGCCTTAGGAAATTAGAGCTCAAATCATGA
- the LOC117617381 gene encoding uncharacterized protein LOC117617381 — protein sequence MSSYLASKRSLPLGEPKYLHTLCLEDCKLGDISYVIRELENLEILSFARSQINKLPIEIGLLHRLRMLDATDCEGLGEIPHGVLSNLRRLEELYMADSFLNWGPTTGSNEKSMASFDEVMSLSDHLNVLAIKIPNVQMLRNAKFLLKSQPIRFHVSINISWSYKNNSFKNRIRGYLFENSLMLRGDVKEYLEIGAVRYFLKQSEDLSLQHTYNLKYVIEEFDDQGGFQHLKVLSIMYDNNIEYLMNGTDWTRRGQPAFPILKSATFEYVDKLKVVCSQNLVQLQSLKVENCAKVEEIISKERMEDDDASHMITFPRLTILELSNLLKLCGFYMGIQRDSAYEIIKSNDESVNKMKETRRNDNQVAGSTSSNKSSTSGKRLQVDYLRSRKLSEPVVNVVFDLERHVSAFSQLQKLEVEFLDELEHLWKNVQLGFQGFQNVRSLTIGGCYSLKYLCPYEIYKLLVNLQQVNIFHCENMETIVLEAASIEDNIHEEGKETGGSGAMTLFPKLLNSFDLVYLPRLERFSPDAYSFAWSSSTRTMQLINCPKLKTLGFAPVSKKLPAAVAENVSDDYVRGREESGSECASSTGFGSGFECAPLTCLQSRPFTHNFTQILPRLVNKEVTPANLQTSIARDNNLEDLTVRECNLLEVIFLVQETPSIQAFDKLRELILGSLPMLSHIWEKGLQVSSGFGNLRLLQVQYCHNLRYLFSPHIAKLLTCLETIAVSHCSAMEKIVGEAEGGGESIEDELTFPHVNSIQLVDLPKLKSFCSQAYTLKWSSALEKVEVRNCPELKVFAPEAVYKEPTCV from the exons ATGTCAAGTTACTTGGCCTCGAAAAGATCTTTACCTCTTGGAGAACCCAAGTACCTTCATACCTTGTGTCTAGAGGATTGCAAATTGGGAGACATATCCTATGTTATTAGAGAATTGGAGAATTTGGAGATCCTCAGCTTTGCTCGCTCTCAAATCAATAAGTTGCCTATAGAAATAGGACTTCTTCATCGGTTAAGGATGCTGGATGCAACGGATTGTGAAGGACTTGGAGAAATTCCTCATGGTGTCTTATCCAACTTGAGGAGATTAGAAGAGTTGTACATGGCAGATAGCTTTCTCAATTGGGGGCCAACAACAGGAAGCAATGAAAAGAGCATGGCAAGCTTTGATGAGGTGATGTCTCTGTCTGATCATTTAAATGTCTTAGCCATAAAAATCCCCAATGTTCAGATGTTGCGGAATGCTAAGTTTCTTTTAAAAAGCCAGCCTATAAGATTTCATGTATCTATCAATATTAGTTGgtcatacaaaaataatagtttCAAGAATCGAATACGTGGTTATCTGTTCGAAAATAGTTTGATGCTTCGTGGTGATGTAAAGGAATATTTAGAGATTGGAGCAGTTAGATACTTCTTGAAGCAATCTGAAGACTTAAGCCTACAACACACATACAATTTAAAGTATGTCATCGAGGAGTTCGACGATCAAGGGGGCTTTCAACACTTGAAAGTGTTATCAATCATGTATGACAACAACATAGAGTATCTTATGAATGGAACAGATTGGACTCGTCGTGGTCAACCTGCCTTCCCCATCTTAAAGTCAGCTACCTTCGAGTATGTTGACAAACTAAAAGTTGTGTGCT CACAAAACTTGGTACAACTCCAAAGCTTAAAGGTTGAAAATTGTGCTAAAGTGGAAGAGATCATATCAAAGGAGAGAATGGAAGATGATGATGCATCTCATATGATAACTTTCCCAAGATTAACTATTTTGGAGCTTTCTAATCTACTAAAACTCTGTGGTTTCTACATGGGAATCCAACGGGACTCCGCCTATGAG ATTATAAAGTCCAATGATGAAAGTGTGAACAAGATGAAAGAGACTAGGAGGAATGACAATCAAGTTGCTGGGTCGACCTCATCTAACAAAAGTAGCACAAGCGGGA AGCGACTACAAGTGGATTATTTGAGAAGCAGGAAATTGTCAGAACCAGTAGTCAATGTGGTATTTGATTTAGAAAGGCATGTCTCTGCATTTTCTCAATTACAAAAATTGGAAGTGGAGTTTTTAGATGAGCTTGAGCATTTGTGGAAGAACGTTCAACTTGGATTCCAAGGTTTTCAAAATGTAAGATCTTTAACAATTGGAGGTTGTTACAGTCTGAAATATCTATGCCCCTATGAAATTTACAAGCTCCTTGTGAATCTCCAACAAGTCAATATATTCCATTGTGAGAATATGGAAACTATAGTACTGGAAGCTGCTTCCATAGAGGACAATATCCATGAAGAAGGGAAAGAGACAGGTGGCAGTGGCGCGATGACTTTGTTTCCCAAACTGCTCAATAGCTTCGACCTTGTCTATTTGCCAAGACTTGAGAGATTTTCCCCTGATGCCTATTCTTTTGCATGGTCCTCCTCCACGAGAACTATGCAGTTGATAAATTGTCCCAAATTAAAGACATTGGGTTTTGCACCAGTAAGCAAAAAGCTGCCTGCAGCAGTTGCAGAGAATGTGAGTGATGATTATGTAAGAGGTAGAGAAGAATCAGGATCTGAATGTGCATCATCAACTGGATTTGGATCTGGATTTGAATGTGCACCACTAACCTGCTTACAAAGCCGTCCATTTACTCACAACTTTACTCAAATATTGCCCCGCCTTGTAAATAAAGAG GTTACGCCAGCAAATCTTCAGACCTCAATTGCTAGGGACAATAATCTAGAAGATCTCACTGTAAGAGAGTGCAATTTATTGGAAGTGATATTTTTGGTTCAGGAAACCCCATCTATTCAAGCATTTGATAAGCTGAGGGAATTGATATTGGGGTCGTTACCAATGTTGAGCCACATATGGGAAAAGGGTTTACAAGTTAGCTCAGGCTTTGGAAACCTTAGATTACTACAAGTACAGTACTGTCACAATTTGAGATACTTGTTTTCACCGCACATAGCCAAACTTCTTACCTGCCTTGAGACAATAGCAGTTTCTCATTGTAGTGCGATGGAGAAAATAGTTGGAGAGGCAGAAGGAGGAGGGGAAAGTATTGAGGATGAATTGACATTTCCGCACGTGAATTCTATCCAACTTGTGGATTTACCCAAACTTAAATCTTTCTGCTCTCAAGCTTATACTTTGAAGTGGTCGTCAGCCTTGGAGAAAGTCGAAGTTCGAAATTGTCCAGAATTAAAAGTGTTTGCTCCTGAGGCTGTGTATAAAGAGCCAACATGTGTATGA
- the LOC117617382 gene encoding probable disease resistance protein At1g15890 — MGCKDDIFKVQTVNKEEAWELFRATVGESLDNNPDLSHVAKLIVDECKGLPIAIITVGKALLPSNGKHEWNTALQELKNSLPENIPGMEPEVYSCIKLSYDKLDSDEVKSCILLCCLFPEDYDVPIEYLVKYGLGRATFRNTNTVEDVRNKVHSFIGQLKRRYLLLDSLKEECIKMHDIVCDVAISIASKDPQRFMVRSFDAEDGGGGWPGDKKLQTKNIAGQFH, encoded by the coding sequence ATGGGGTGTAAAGATGACATTTTTAAAGTCCAAACCGTAAATAAAGAAGAAGCATGGGAGCTTTTCAGGGCGACTGTAGGTGAATCCTTAGACAATAATCCTGATTTGTCTCATGTTGCAAAATTGATTGTTGATGAATGCAAAGGTTTACCCATTGCTATCATAACTGTTGGGAAAGCTCTTCTACCAAGTAATGGCAAGCATGAATGGAATACCGCCTTGCAAGAACTGAAAAATTCCCTCCCTGAAAACATCCCTGGAATGGAACCTGAGGTTTATTCTTGCATAAAATTGAGTTATGATAAATTGGATAGCGACGAAGTCAAGTCATGCATTTTACTTTGTTGCTTATTTCCAGAAGATTATGATGTTCCGATTGAGTATTTGGTGAAGTATGGGTTGGGTCGAGCAACTTTTAGAAATACCAACACAGTCGAAGATGTAAGAAACAAAGTGCATTCTTTCATTGGACAACTAAAAAGAAGGTATTTGTTGCTGGATAGTCTCAAGGAAGAGTGTATTAAAATGCATGACATAGTTTGTGATGTGGCTATATCAATTGCCTCAAAAGATCCTCAAAGATTTATGGTAAGATCATTTGATGCTGAAGATGGAGGTGGAGGATGGCCAGGAGACAAAAAGTTACAAACCAAGAACATTGCAGGgcaatttcattaa
- the LOC117617383 gene encoding disease resistance protein RFL1-like, with the protein MEEIGTSIASKLVEEPVALIGRQLSYLAYYDCNIESLKYALKKLDDKKNDVERSVDAAKRNGATIKDQVQSWLEDVSKIFHEAEELENKVNRQRRCLYGLCPSLKSRYSLSRKAKKIAQRVLELKLDEGLSNNVANPAPLQQLGSIISSEGFKGFESRKDVMNDVLSALRNEKTRIIGICGMGGVGKTTMVREIKEIIKRLQGTNKLFDDVVMSTVSATVNIGKIQTEIAESLDMKLVEESESIRALRLHERIKQSKRILIILDDVWSELKLQDVGIPFGVGPTTNQVHEGCKILLTS; encoded by the coding sequence ATGGAAGAGATCGGTACTTCAATTGCATCTAAACTTGTAGAAGAACCAGTGGCACTAATTGGGAGACAACTCAGCTATCTAGCTTACTATGATTGTAACATAGAAAGTCTAAAGTACGCGCTTAAAAAGCTTGATGACAAGAAAAATGATGTGGAAAGATCTGTGGATGCTGCAAAAAGGAATGGTGCAACCATCAAAGATCAAGTTCAGAGCTGGTTGGAGGATGTAAGCAAAATATTTCATGAAGCAGAAGaacttgaaaacaaagtcaaCAGGCAAAGGCGGTGTTTGTATGGATTGTGCCCAAGTTTGAAATCGCGGTATTCTCTAAGTAGGAAAGCCAAGAAGATTGCTCAGCGTGTACTTGAACTCAAACTAGACGAAGGATTAAGTAATAATGTTGCCAATCCTGCACCTCTGCAACAGCTAGGGTCAATAATCTCTAGTGAAGGTTTTAAGGGTTTTGAATCCAGAAAAGATGTCATGAATGATGTGCTTAGTGCTTTGAGGAATGAAAAGACAAGAATAATTGGGATTTGCGGGATGGGAGGTGTGGGTAAAACCACAATGGTGagagaaatcaaagaaatcaTCAAGAGATTACAAGGAACAAATAAGCTGTTTGATGATGTTGTGATGTCAACTGTATCCGCAACTGTAAACATTGGGAAAATTCAAACTGAAATTGCAGAGTCACTAGATATGAAATTGGTCGAGGAAAGTGAATCTATAAGAGCACTAAGGCTACATGAGAGAATCAAGCAGAGTAAAAGAATCCTGATTATATTGGATGATGTATGGTCAGAGCTTAAATTACAGGATGTAGGAATCCCTTTTGGTGTTGGACCTACAACTAATCAAGTTCATGAAGGGTGCAAAATTTTGTTGACATCTTGA